The Anastrepha ludens isolate Willacy chromosome 2, idAnaLude1.1, whole genome shotgun sequence genome contains a region encoding:
- the LOC128863044 gene encoding putative transcription factor capicua isoform X3, whose product MVKAVTARATATTAALYIANHRLQLQQEQPSGKKSAQHQQQQAENFFAPQQQQKQIQSEHREQQFVVGAEEPCAKRVAVASPSKMVIPSSAATASATTTSSASTSSSIATTNATTTATTTNNGNTNAAGQQQTQQQQNALYHQQQQQQQHTPASHNSQQSAPRQHPKKRKFDPAELDRQQTSPQPQQQQPQHGVGTTSFASSSATTTSWNDANILSAVKNGNGNGNGNASNNSGSSPLSMKNGNVAAASMAMPSTTTTNVIVSSAGNNRVWATTTTTTCAPEVTAPTEMVYTAIRSTSQQQHSPATQSMVVCPMMATTFAATSVPLGVVVGAGANSSTGATVVTTAGRGATSLESPEKRIIVTSAQPSSTYKLQNVAGVSNNANSNRTVTPTSNATLQQQRFAYQHHLQQQQQQQPVVALQQQQPLAANLDLSEWSNTRVLAKLNNFYASGIIRQTTSHNGNSASNAEAASSSASASPNGRPPSAATPNSILVEFDPPENCTQRYTDVLGNGRFNVILDASPPLADINLDTRVCVRSQIEGRSGYVFVEGMVTDINTHTKQFTVQINTDSTPIFKKVKRADLRLLLPPWWDELRELSPSPHTSGAHKVGSAHSAVLTPPQQHRNASGSSTNVPPHKGSAGHHSQLTYVAMRYDGKCPAHLTPTSAQQHPQHMASYSAASAAQQQQHLQKQEEYYRTTATSPFQTVGGSGQPLLVNASTSATIGKHNGNGNIGATSVPEIVVSQQQLQLSATNSHQPHPQHSSVVLSQSPSDDLQRRQTRQYDEFESDDELKGVQIDGYTLGDGDPEKLSAGSKRSSVQSRGSTSSTPRSQATTPHRFKKGDIVQSESGVRKKYNGKQWRRLCGMCSKESQRRGLCSRHLNQKGSALRPNGASRFPSDMNSRSSSKTQADEDTSRDSETSPNYRVAGRSDQEETDVANILVSLSSSRSATPSYSSPVNHGTSPMNVTHSPVPVVSNRQNFFTPIGGGPVATADTHTAKWKAAASPIQYGPVGYSQVIRPESVRAQGAAAAPPPQQSPVSMVVHHQTATLPSSATAATHLLGANSNVHHSSLQSAHHAPPPPPATAHQQQHQQHLQQPTLAHAHMPLSPAAPPPPPPVVSSAVIAPPRPPASVVAGVGHATTSVIRISPAAAAAAAAAAAANNGTAANGVLGGNAAPTLPQSFHPVIVDPTQLVSLLSPAGGNPALQAGQPTLVSISSGLGVGVNSSLLAAAHQQHMQHQAPPPPPMSNEKTIPKNGFPPGSIYQWQTLLPTISQSPVKPTNFTIAGIIPPTAETPPPQQQQQQSAQGINLINHHGAHNHHSNHSLSESHNTVMDLDSPEKPLNFSTSDAAAMSGSLSASGAGASGGIGGNSGPLEDNDDQLDDDVFEPSAHLAHPKPKHARFAINSSSDNYRYSNSLANECGNDGMGEPKTPTTTANSGTGHHQTAAKRRSQSLSALQQQQQQQQQQAKGAAGGGGGPGASDKEPLSPVTINKIRRPMNAFMIFSKKHRKLVHKKHPNQDNRTVSKILGEWWYALKPEQKAKYHELASSVKDAHFKLHPEWKWCSKDRRKSSSSGKGGAGGGPPGIGDAKQRNDSMDGTEALGADMPIQSPGSVGASSNTAADSQGDIIPLTIEETLGHVKEEKQRIKSEIVQSDETQSDDEHMLVVDEPTNNKQANNNTNPAHQDATMKQIDLKCRERVTDSDVEDAAYDYRKSTTLAGKNVKNKNTAENEKHSTSEVSCIKNEIQTKMDALEHSGASTSGNSVSSTGTERDITLKPKAIKPYASNIESSILSPQKLPMYSYNSPKNPIGVTPFQPTGGAFKTMPISPKSVKLDEQQPQQIHIKQEDIKQELVSPYKMNGGGGVFTFNVPIGAAACLSQKQQQQQAAGHPLRSPNTMEGTRAGAANSSVPSSPAAATVAISAAAPTCFASAPAMTPTQILTATSGGNGGIAGGQKQILFTVNNMLNQYAILPMQPQTESSASAGGNGSAGCGPIKPTPISYVNYKKNNGQSAFGVNTNIGGNSAVPNTNNNSILMHNYTEATPKSPPYKSLPTTPKSACSSSTFALNPPDSAGKRSSDGSTASAVDADDEQNDVGGKQQFILAPTPAQLGRAKCQRRKNLSSNNLSNDNNNVNSFSTTALIGNNSNSISTKKLNSPIMVDSSSPIIGNVNTVVSSITSALPTPTSSTTTPNSDEHMPTTPSAVNSNSSSSIVSGISGMMNPKSPLKSTSTSATKKKNGDTDSVLKEVDFEKKYQALPQFKPEDCLSPSAIAVPSSPRVYGTNYRKKNAPQPSAPPKKPVCEDDSAIETASVPSTPSQRFFGPDFSIEQLNLDNSDETDRSPRTPQTPLQSARSDASEKGHRKVLEIRRNYVYQLFSEQGMFPSAQATMQFQKKHIDVFPRKQDLQLKIREVRQKCMSQPGFTPHSAGPITPSAETSISIASTTATSTTALNLNTGSNANSGASFFSL is encoded by the exons ATGGTCAAAGCGGTCACAGCGCGAGCAACAGCAACTACGGCCGCATTGTACATAGCAAATCATCGTTTACAGCTACAGCAAGAGCAGCCTAGCGGCAAGAAGTCTGctcaacatcagcagcaacaaGCAGAGAATTTTTTCGcgccacagcaacaacaaaaacaaattcaaagtgAACATCGTGAGCAGCAGTTTGTTGTTGGTGCCGAGGAGCCGTGCGCAAAACGTGTTGCTGTTGCATCGCCTAGCAAAATGGTAATACCGTCGTCGGCGGCAAcagcatcagcaacaacaacctcaTCAGCGTCCACATCCTCGTCCATCGCAACCACAAACGCAACCACAACTGCAACAACGACAAATAATGGTAATACAAATGCTGCCGGTCAGCAACAGACGCAGCAACAGCAAAATGCTCTCTatcaccagcagcagcagcaacaacaacacacgcCCGCTAGCCACAACAGCCAGCAGTCGGCTCCGCGGCAGCATCCGAAGAAGCGGAAATTCGACCCAGCCGAACTTGACCGGCAACAAACGTCACCACAgccgcagcaacaacaaccgcaaCATGGTGTCGGCACAACTTCGTTCGCGTCAAGTTCCGCGACGACCACGTCCTGGAATGATGCGAATATATTGTCAGCGGTCAAGAACGGCAACGGTAACGGAAATGGGAACGCTAGCAACAACAGCGGCTCTTCACCGCTGAGCATGAAGAACGGTAACGTGGCGGCGGCATCGATGGCAAtgccatcaacaacaacaaccaatgtTATTGTTAGCAGTGCTGGAAATAATCGTGTGTgggcaacgacaacaacaacaacatgtgcTCCGGAAGTCACGGCACCGACGGAGATGGTCTATACAGCGATACGTTCTACGTCGCAGCAGCAACACTCACCGGCGACGCAGTCGATGGTTGTGTGTCCAATGATGGCGACGACGTTTGCTGCGACGTCTGTACCATTAGGAGTCGTAGTTGGCGCTGGCGCCAACAGTAGCACCGGAGCGACAGTTGTAACGACGGCCGGACGCGGCGCCACCTCGCTGGAGAGTCCCGAGAAGCGCATTATAGTAACAAG CGCGCAGCCGTCGAGTACTTATAAGCTGCAGAATGTAGCTGGTGTTAGCAACAATGCCAACAGTAATCGCACTGTGACGCCTACCAGCAATGCGACATTGCAGCAACAACGTTTCGCCTACCAGCACcatctgcaacaacaacaacaacagcagcctgTCGTTGCCTTGCAGCAACAGCAGCCCCTAGCGGCTAATTTAGATCTCAGCGAATGGTCAAATACGCGCGTATTGGCCAAATTAAATAACTTCTATGCATCGGGTATCATACGTCAAACGACATCGCACAACGGCAACAGCGCGAGCAACGCAGAAGCCGCATCCTCCTCTGCCTCCGCCTCGCCCAATGGCAGACCGCCATCGGCTGCAACACCAAACTCAATTTTGGTGGAATTCGATCCGCCGGAAAATTGCACGCAGCGCTACACGGACGTATTGGGCAACGGGCGTTTCAATGTGATATTGGACGCGAGTCCACCATTAGCTGAT ATTAACTTGGATACGCGCGTTTGTGTGCGCAGTCAAATTGAAGGGCGATCGGGTTACGTATTTGTGGAGGGCATGGTGACTGACATCAATACACACACAAAACAATTCACTGTGCAAATAAACACGGATTCTACGCCAATC TTTAAAAAGGTGAAACGTGCCGATTTGCGACTTCTACTTCCGCCGTGGTGGGACGAGTTACGTGAACTTTCTCCTTCTCCACACACAAGCGGCGCTCACAAAGTAGGCAGCGCACACTCCGCGGTGCTAACTCCTCCACAGCAACATCGTAATGCCAGTGGCAGCAGCACCAACGTGCCACCACACAAAGGTAGCGCCGGCCATCATTCGCAATTGACTTATGTGGCGATGCGTTACGATGGTAAATGTCCGGCACATCTTACACCCACCAGCGCGCAGCAACATCCCCAGCATATGGCGTCATACAGTGCCGCCTCTGCCGCTCAGCAACAACAGCATCTACAAAAACAAGAAGAGTATTATCGCACGACTGCCACTTCACCTTTCCAGACTGTCGGTGGCAGCGGGCAACCGCTACTTGTGAACGCCAGCACCTCGGCCACTATTGGCAAGCATAACGGTAACGGCAACATTGGCGCAACGTCGGTACCCGAAATTGTTGTCTCgcaacaacaattacaattaaGTGCCACCAACAGTCATCAACCGCACCCGCAGCACTCATCAGTCGTACTCTCACAATCGCCATCGGATGATCTGCAGCGCCGACAAACACGGCAGTATGATGAATTCGAGTCGGATGATGAATTAAAAGGTGTTCAAATTGATGGTTACACGCTGGGCGATGGCGACCCCGAGAAGCTATCGGCGGGCAGCAAACGCAGCAGTGTGCAGAGTCGCGGCAGCACATCAAGCACCCCAAG ATCTCAAGCAACTACACCGCATCGTTTCAAAAAGGGTGACATTGTTCAATCGGAGTCCGGTGTACGCAAAAAATACAATGGTAAGCAATGGCGTCGCCTATGCGGCATGTGCTCCAAGGAATCTCAGCGACGCGGCTTGTGCTCACGCCATCTGAATCAGAAAGGCAGCGCTTTACGCCCCAATGGCGCTAGCCGTTTTCCTag CGATATGAATAGTCGTTCAAGCAGTAAAACGCAGGCGGACGAAGACACTTCACGCGACTCGGAGACATCGCCCAATTATCGTGTGGCAGGCCGCTCTGACCAGGAGGAGACCGATGTGGCTAATATTTTAG TGTCACTCAGCAGTTCACGTTCGGCCACGCCATCCTACTCGTCACCCGTAAACCATGGTACGTCTCCGATGAACGTCACCCACTCGCCCGTACCAGTCGTCTCCAATCGACAGAATTTTTTCACGCCGATCGGCGGTGGACCCGTTGCGACAGCGGACACGCACACAGCTAAATGGAAGGCTGCAGCCAGCCCCATCCAGTATGGCCCAGTGGGCTATTCGCAAGTTATACGCCCTGAATCGGTGCGTGCCCAGGGCGCCGCTGCGGCACCACCGCCGCAACAGTCGCCCGTCTCCATGGTGGTGCATCATCAGACTGCAACACTGCCAAGCTCAGCAACCGCAGCCACACATTTACTCGGAGCAAACAGCAATGTACATCATTCCTCTTTGCAGTCAGCGCACCATGCGCCGCCACCACCGCCCGCTACGGCtcatcaacagcagcatcaacaacaTTTGCAACAACCGACTCTGGCGCATGCTCATATGCCGCTATCGCCCGCTGCACCACCTCCACCGCCACCTGTGGTCAGCAGCGCGGTAATTGCACCGCCCCGACCACCAGCCTCGGTGGTCGCTGGTGTTGGTCATGCCACTACTAGCGTTATACGGATCTCACCTGCAGCTGCTGCCGCCGCCGCAGCCGCTGCTGCTGCCAATAATGGCACTGCAGCCAATGGTGTGCTTGGGGGCAACGCAGCACCAACACTGCCGCAGTCCTTTCATCCTGTCATCGTTGATCCCACACAATTAGTGTCATTACTGTCACCGGCTGGCGGTAACCCTGCGCTGCAGGCAGGGCAGCCCACATTGGTTTCTATTAGTAGCGGGCTGGGTGTGGGTGTCAACAGCTCACTTCTAGCTGCCGCACACCAGCAACATATGCAACACCAGGCACCGCCGCCGCCACCAATGTCAAACGAAAAGACGATTCCAAAAAACG GATTTCCGCCGGGGTCGATATATCAATGGCAAACGCTGTTGCCCACCATCAGTCAGTCCCCCGTTAAACCGACCAATTTTACAATAGCCGGCATCATACCGCCAACGGCGGAAACACCAccaccacaacaacagcaacaacaatcagCGCAAGGAATTAATCTAATAAACCACCATGGCGCACACAACCATCACAGCAATCATAGTTTGAGTGAAAGTCACAACACCGTTATGGACTTAGATTCACCGGAGAAACCGTTGAATTTCTCAACAAGTGATGCGGCTGCTATGAGCGGTAGTTTGAGTGCGAGTGGCGCTGGCGCGTCAGGTGGTATCGGGGGAAACAGCGGACCACTGGAGGATAATGACGATCAATTGGACGATGACGTTTTCGAACCATCAGCGCACTTAGCGCATCCGAAGCCAAAGCATGCGCGCTTTGCAATCAACAGCAGCAGTGACAACTACAGATATAGCAACTCGCTGGCAAATGAATGCGGCAACGATGGAATGGGCGAGCCGAAAACGCCGACAACTACGGCCAACAGCGGGACGGGCCATCACCAAACGGCGGCCAAGCGTCGTTCGCAATCGCTAAGTGCattacagcagcaacaacaacaacagcagcaacaagctAAAGGGGCAGCCGGGGGCGGTGGCGGTCCTGGCGCCAGTGACAAGGAGCCGCTTAGCCCAGTGACAATA AACAAAATCCGTCGGCCGATGAACGCTTTTATGATATTCTCGAAAAAGCACCGTAAACTGGTACACAAGAAGCATCCAAACCAAGATAATCGCACTGTTAGCAAAATTCTCGGTGAATGGTGGTACGCATTGAAACCGGAGCAGAAAGCCAAGTACCATGAATTGGCTAGTTCGGTAAAAGACGCCCATTTCAAACTGCACCCGGAGTGGAAGTGGTGTTCAAAAGATCGTCGTAAATCGTCTAGCTCCGGCAAAGGGGGAGCCGGTGGAGGACCACCGGGCATCGGTGATGCGAAACAGCGCAATGATTCGATGGATGGTACCGAGGCGTTAGGTGCTGATATGCCAATACAAAGTCCCGGTTCAGTGGGCGCTTCAAGCAACACCGCTGCCGACTCACAAGGTGACATTATTCCGTTAACAATTGAAGAAACTCTGGGACATGTCAAAGAGGAAAAACAGCGAATCAAATCGGAGATAGTGCAATCGGACGAAACGCAGTCGGATGATGAGCAC ATGCTGGTGGTAGATGAGCCTACAAATAATAAACAGGCCAATAACAACACCAATCCCGCACATCAGGACGCTACAATGAAGCAAATAGATTTAAAATGTCGCGAGCGTGTGACCGACTCAGATGTCGAAGACGCAGCCTACGATTATAGAAAATCTACAACTTTGGcgggtaaaaatgttaaaaataaaaacacagctGAAAATGAGAAG CACTCAACTTCGGAGGTATCATGCATAAAAAACGAGATACAAACAAAAATGGACGCTCTGGAGCACTCAGGGGCCAGCACATCTGGTAACAGCGTGTCTAGCACGGGCACCGAACGCGATATAACATTGAAGCCGAAGGCCATCAAGCCGTACGCTTCGAACATCGAGAGCAGCATACTCAGCCCTCAGAAACTGCCGATGTATTCCTATAATAGTCCGAAGAATCCAATCGGTGTAACACCATTCCAGCCAACAG GCGGCGCTTTCAAAACCATGCCAATAAGTCCGAAAAGTGTAAAGCTAGACGAACAACAGCCACAACAAATTCACATAAAACAGGAGGATATCAAGCAAGAGCTCGTCTCGCCTTACAAAATGAATGGTGGCGGCGGTGTATTCACATTCAATGTGCCAATTGGCGCAGCTGCATGTCTGAGTCagaagcaacaacagcaacaggctGCGGGGCATCCGTTGCGCAGCCCAAACACCATGGAAGGTACTAGAG CTGGTGCGGCAAACTCCTCTGTGCCATCTTCACCTGCGGCGGCCACTGTCGCCATCAGCGCGGCTGCGCCCACATGCTTTGCCAGCGCGCCAGCCATGACGCCAACGCAGATACTCACGGCAACGAGTGGCGGTAATGGTGGAATTGCCGGGGGCCAGAAGCAGATACTTTTTACGGTCAACAACATGTTGAATCAG TATGCCATACTGCCAATGCAGCCACAAACGGAATCATCAGCCAGTGCTGGCGGCAACGGCAGTGCAGGTTGTGGTCCAATCAAACCCACTCCAATCTCATATGTCAACTATAAGAAAAACAATGGCCAGTCGGCTTTTGGAGTGAATACAAATATCGGTGGCAACAGTGCTGTGCCCAATACGAACAACAACTCAATTTTGATGCACAACTATACAG aaGCCACGCCAAAATCGCCACCGTACAAATCATTGCCTACCACGCCGAAATCGGCATGTTCTTCTTCAACATTCGCCTTGAATCCACCCGATTCAGCTGGTAAACGCAGCTCAGATGGCAGCACTGCTTCAGCTGTAGACGCCGATGATGAACAGAATGACGTTGGTGGTAAACAGCAATTCATTTTGGCGCCAACACCGGCACAATTGGGACGTGCGAAATGCCAACGTCGCAAgaatttgt CTTCAAACAATCTATCAAATGATAACAACAATGTCAACTCATTTTCTACCACTGCCTTAATTGGTAACAATAGTAATAGCATTTCTACGAAGAAGCTCAATTCGCCCATTATGGTGGACTCTTCATCACCGATTATTGGCAATGTCAATACGGTTGTTAGTTCGATAACATCCGCGCTGCCCACACCCACCTCGTCGACAACCACACCCAACAGCGACGAACATATGCCAACAACACCGTCGGCAGTTAATAGCAATAGCAGCTCCAGTATTGTAAGTGGCATAAGCGGGATGATGAATCCGAAATCGCCATTAAAATCGACATCGACATCGGcaaccaaaaagaaaaacggCGATACGGATAG CGTGCTGAAAGAGGTTGACTTCGAAAAGAAATATCAGGCATTGCCACAATTCAAACCCGAGGACTGCTTATCGCCAAGCGCAATTGCAGTGCCATCATCGCCACGAGTCTACGGTACAAATTATCGTAAGAAGAATGCGCCACAGCCAAGTGCACCGCCAAAAAAAC CAGTTTGCGAGGATGATTCAGCCATTGAAACAGCATCTGTGCCATCAACACCATCACAACGTTTCTTTGGACCCGATTTCAGCATTGAGCAGCTAA ATTTGGATAATTCTGATGAGACAGATCGTTCACCGCGTACTCCCCAAACTCCGTTACAAAGTGCGCGCTCCGATGCCAGTGAAAAAGGTCATCGAAAGGTATTGGAAATACGTCGCAATTATGTTTATCAGCTCTTTAGCGAGCAGGGCATGTTTCCATCGGCGCAAGCCACAATGCAATTTCAG AAAAAGCATATCGACGTCTTTCCGCGAAAACAAGATCTCCAGCTGAAAATACGCGAGGTGCGTCAAAAGTGCATGAGCCAGCCCGGCTTTACCCCGCACTCCGCTGGCCCTATAACGCCATCCGCCGAAACAAGCATATCCATAGCGTCGACAACAGCCACAAGTACGACAGCATTAAATCTCAACACCGGCAGCAACGCTAACAGTGGAG cctcctttttttctttgtag